One Streptomyces mobaraensis NBRC 13819 = DSM 40847 DNA segment encodes these proteins:
- a CDS encoding polyphosphate polymerase domain-containing protein: MSTAAPAPAVPGPRTPHPLERAVGAARPITLAEVNARSCLLTRFDRSYLVPARLLTDLVALLTAPHRPGGAYRVLTIDGRRAFHYHSVYYDTPGLRSFHEHRQGRRQRFKIRERVYRDSGERQFELKLKGGRGDTVKHRLPLTGDAAPLDPAYRAWLDTTLRTAYGITAPTELTPSVTTDYLRATLVADGERVTCDAGLVCVDRRTGATVRCAPGLVLVETKGTGRLTDADRLLHAHGVRPAVFTKYCGALAALRPALPGNRWRRAAALAFPAAPPRRATG, translated from the coding sequence GTGAGCACCGCCGCCCCGGCCCCCGCCGTCCCGGGCCCGCGCACGCCGCACCCCCTGGAACGCGCCGTCGGCGCCGCCCGGCCCATCACCCTCGCCGAGGTCAACGCGCGCTCGTGCCTGCTCACCCGCTTCGACCGCAGCTACCTGGTACCCGCCCGGCTGCTCACCGACCTCGTCGCCCTCCTCACCGCCCCGCACCGGCCCGGCGGCGCCTACCGCGTCCTCACCATCGACGGCAGACGGGCCTTCCACTACCACTCCGTCTACTACGACACCCCCGGCCTGCGTTCCTTCCACGAGCACCGGCAAGGCCGCCGGCAGCGCTTCAAGATCCGCGAACGGGTCTACCGGGACAGCGGGGAGCGGCAGTTCGAGCTCAAGCTCAAGGGCGGCCGGGGCGACACCGTCAAACACCGGCTCCCGCTCACCGGCGACGCCGCCCCGCTCGACCCGGCCTACCGCGCCTGGCTGGACACCACCCTGCGCACGGCCTACGGCATCACCGCCCCCACCGAACTCACCCCCTCGGTCACCACCGACTACCTGCGCGCCACCCTGGTGGCCGACGGCGAACGCGTCACCTGCGACGCCGGACTCGTCTGCGTCGACCGCCGGACCGGCGCCACCGTGCGCTGCGCCCCCGGCCTCGTCCTCGTCGAGACCAAGGGCACCGGCCGGCTGACCGACGCCGACCGGCTGCTGCACGCCCACGGCGTCCGGCCCGCCGTCTTCACCAAGTACTGCGGCGCCCTCGCCGCGCTCCGCCCCGCCCTCCCCGGCAACCGCTGGCGCCGCGCCGCCGCCCTGGCCTTCCCGGCGGCTCCTCCTCGCCGGGCGACGGGGTGA
- a CDS encoding class I SAM-dependent methyltransferase, whose amino-acid sequence MTADDRTTASGERPPGIEEMLRANERNWDARTPVHVASDFYGLDGSRTADDWFAPFEWTDLGDLAGRDVLHLQCHLGTETHAFAERGARAVGLDFSSAAVEEARRLAAERGRDVEYVRADVHRAVEALGGRRFDVVYTGKGALCYLPDLPAWADVVARLLRPGGVLYLVEFHPLLNALGPVPAPGEEGLLLRHDYLEGRGPIRGDNPRTYTDGPPLREAVTSYEWRHGLGETVGAVLGAGLELEVLRETELLPWPRLPGMVRDPDGWWRLPDAEPRVPHMFALRARRRAG is encoded by the coding sequence ATGACGGCAGACGACCGCACGACCGCGTCCGGCGAACGGCCGCCCGGCATCGAGGAGATGCTGCGCGCCAACGAACGCAACTGGGACGCCCGCACCCCCGTCCACGTCGCCAGCGACTTCTACGGCCTGGACGGCTCCCGGACCGCCGACGACTGGTTCGCCCCCTTCGAATGGACCGACCTCGGCGACCTGGCCGGCCGCGACGTCCTCCACCTCCAGTGCCACCTCGGCACCGAGACCCACGCCTTCGCCGAGCGGGGCGCCCGCGCCGTCGGCCTGGACTTCTCCTCGGCCGCCGTGGAGGAGGCCCGGCGGCTCGCCGCCGAGCGCGGCCGGGACGTCGAGTACGTCCGGGCCGACGTCCACCGGGCCGTCGAGGCGCTCGGCGGACGGCGGTTCGACGTCGTCTACACCGGCAAGGGGGCGCTCTGCTACCTCCCCGACCTGCCGGCCTGGGCGGACGTGGTCGCCCGGCTGCTCCGGCCCGGCGGCGTGCTGTACCTGGTGGAGTTCCACCCGCTGCTCAACGCGCTGGGCCCGGTCCCGGCGCCCGGCGAGGAAGGGCTGCTGCTGCGCCACGACTACCTGGAGGGCCGGGGGCCGATCCGGGGCGACAACCCCCGGACGTACACCGACGGCCCCCCGCTCCGGGAGGCCGTGACCAGCTACGAGTGGCGGCACGGGCTCGGGGAGACCGTCGGGGCCGTCCTCGGGGCCGGGCTGGAGCTCGAAGTGCTGCGCGAGACCGAGCTGTTGCCCTGGCCGCGGCTGCCCGGCATGGTCCGGGACCCGGACGGCTGGTGGCGGCTGCCGGACGCGGAGCCCCGGGTGCCGCATATGTTCGCGCTGCGGGCGCGGCGGCGGGCGGGCTGA
- a CDS encoding DUF4956 domain-containing protein, whose amino-acid sequence MEPVRDLAAHLGLDLLAVGLLTFAIYHPRHRRRDLVPAYLALNVALFSVVAALAEVGAKGGTALGFGLFGVLSIIRLRSDAVQHEEVAYYFSTLVLGLLCGLPHLGLGYAATLSGVLLLVVYVADHPRLLTRARRSVVTLDVVLTDPAALRAELAHRLGEPLHWTVTEIDYVRDLMVVDVRYREFPPGAARQAPAARPAVRDTHAWEAA is encoded by the coding sequence GTGGAACCCGTGCGTGACCTCGCCGCCCACCTGGGTCTTGACCTGCTCGCGGTCGGCCTGCTGACCTTCGCGATCTACCATCCGCGACACCGGCGGCGCGACCTGGTCCCCGCCTATCTCGCCCTGAACGTGGCCCTGTTCTCCGTCGTGGCGGCACTCGCCGAGGTGGGCGCCAAGGGCGGGACCGCGCTGGGCTTCGGCCTCTTCGGCGTGCTCTCCATCATCCGGCTGCGCTCCGACGCCGTGCAGCACGAAGAGGTCGCCTACTACTTCAGCACCCTCGTCCTCGGCCTGCTCTGCGGGCTGCCGCACCTCGGGCTGGGCTACGCGGCCACCCTGAGCGGCGTCCTGCTGCTGGTCGTGTACGTCGCCGACCACCCGCGGCTGCTCACCCGCGCCCGCCGCAGCGTCGTCACCCTCGACGTCGTCCTCACCGATCCCGCCGCGCTCCGCGCCGAACTCGCCCACCGCCTCGGCGAACCGCTGCACTGGACCGTCACCGAGATCGACTACGTCCGCGACCTCATGGTCGTCGACGTCCGCTACCGCGAGTTCCCGCCCGGCGCCGCCCGGCAGGCCCCGGCCGCCCGCCCGGCGGTGCGCGACACGCACGCCTGGGAGGCCGCGTGA
- a CDS encoding DUF779 domain-containing protein yields the protein MTPTRPHPASPGSVALAPAAARLLRRLRRKHGPLMFHQSGGCCDGSSPMCYPRGEFRTGGGDVLLAELAVEGVAEPIGFWMAADQFERWRHTHLTVDVVPGRGSGFSLEAPEGVRFLIRSRLLTDAEARLLGPAADGRRDAGGPGDDRTEAG from the coding sequence GTGACCCCGACCCGACCGCACCCGGCCTCCCCCGGGAGCGTCGCCCTCGCCCCGGCGGCGGCCCGGCTGCTCCGGCGGCTGCGCCGCAAGCACGGGCCGCTGATGTTCCACCAGTCCGGCGGCTGCTGCGACGGCAGTTCGCCGATGTGCTACCCGCGCGGCGAGTTCCGCACCGGCGGCGGCGATGTGCTCCTCGCCGAACTGGCCGTCGAGGGAGTGGCCGAACCCATCGGCTTCTGGATGGCCGCGGACCAGTTCGAGCGCTGGCGGCACACCCACCTCACCGTGGACGTGGTGCCGGGGCGCGGCAGCGGCTTCTCCCTGGAGGCCCCGGAGGGCGTCCGCTTCCTGATCCGCTCCCGGCTGCTGACGGACGCGGAGGCGCGGCTGCTCGGGCCGGCCGCCGACGGCCGCCGGGACGCCGGCGGCCCCGGGGACGACCGTACGGAGGCGGGCTGA